A stretch of Castanea sativa cultivar Marrone di Chiusa Pesio chromosome 2, ASM4071231v1 DNA encodes these proteins:
- the LOC142624401 gene encoding putative WRKY transcription factor 15 isoform X2 produces the protein MAVEFMMDYRNNNFSAKMEENAVQEAASGLESVEKLIRLLSQSQQQQQQQQQQYQSQSQNQSSSEMERDCKAVADVAVSKFKKVISLLGRTRTGHARFRRAPLAPPPPLVSNQSQERSAPEPRVYHATPIQQIPPLPQYHGESFMPKNGVIERKDSSTTTINFSYSSAATSFMSSLTGDTDSKQQPSSSSAFQITNLSQVSSVGKPPLSTASLKRKCSSENLGSGKCGGSSGRCHCSKKRKLRLKRVVRVPAISLKMADIPPDDYSWRKYGQKPIKGSPHPRGYYKCSSVRGCPARKHVERALDDPAMLVVTYEGEHNHSLSVAEASNLILESS, from the exons ATGGCCGTGGAGTTCATGATGGACTATAGGAACAACAATTTCTCAGCAAAAATGGAAGAGAACGCTGTGCAAGAAGCAGCTTCTGGGCTCGAAAGCGTTGAAAAGCTCATCAGATTGCTATCTCAGAgtcagcagcagcagcagcaacaacaacagcaataccaaagccaaagccaaaacCAATCGTCCTCTGAAATGGAGAGGGACTGTAAAGCTGTAGCGGACGTCGCCGTTTCGAAGTTCAAGAAGGTAATTTCTCTTCTGGGTCGGACCAGAACAGGCCATGCTCGTTTCAGAAGAGCCCCTTTGGCTCCTCCACCACCTCTGGTGTCAAATCAAAGTCAAGAAAGGTCAGCTCCTGAGCCTAGAGTTTACCATGCCACCCCGATCCAGCAGATCCCACCTCTTCCTCAATACCACGGCGAGTCGTTTATGCCCAAAAATGGTGTGATTGAGAGGAAGGACTCGTCAACGACGACCATTAATTTCTCGTACTCTTCTGCTGCGACTTCGTTCATGTCATCTTTGACTGGCGACACGGACAGCAAGCAACAACCTTCCTCTTCATCTGCGTTTCAGATTACGAATCTGTCCCAGGTTTCTTCGGTCGGAAAGCCACCTTTGTCCACCGCTTCGTTGAAGAGGAAGTGCAGCTCCGAAAACTTAGGTTCCGGCAAGTGCGGTGGTTCCTCCGGCCGATGCCATTGTTCTAAGAAAAG AAAATTGAGATTGAAAAGGGTAGTGAGGGTCCCTGCGATTAGCTTGAAGATGGCTGATATTCCACCTGACGATTATTCTTGGAGGAAGTACGGACAGAAACCCATTAAGGGCTCTCCTCACCCAAG GGGATACTACAAGTGCAGCAGCGTGAGAGGGTGTCCAGCACGTAAACATGTTGAGAGAGCTCTGGATGATCCAGCCATGCTAGTGGTGACCTACGAAGGCGAGCACAACCACTCTCTCTCTGTTGCTGAGGCTTCCAATCTTATCCTTGAATCATCTTAG
- the LOC142624401 gene encoding putative WRKY transcription factor 15 isoform X1, translated as MAVEFMMDYRNNNFSAKMEENAVQEAASGLESVEKLIRLLSQSQQQQQQQQQQYQSQSQNQSSSEMERDCKAVADVAVSKFKKVISLLGRTRTGHARFRRAPLAPPPPLVSNQSQERSAPEPRVYHATPIQQIPPLPQYHGESFMPKNGVIERKDSSTTTINFSYSSAATSFMSSLTGDTDSKQQPSSSSAFQITNLSQVSSVGKPPLSTASLKRKCSSENLGSGKCGGSSGRCHCSKKSRKLRLKRVVRVPAISLKMADIPPDDYSWRKYGQKPIKGSPHPRGYYKCSSVRGCPARKHVERALDDPAMLVVTYEGEHNHSLSVAEASNLILESS; from the exons ATGGCCGTGGAGTTCATGATGGACTATAGGAACAACAATTTCTCAGCAAAAATGGAAGAGAACGCTGTGCAAGAAGCAGCTTCTGGGCTCGAAAGCGTTGAAAAGCTCATCAGATTGCTATCTCAGAgtcagcagcagcagcagcaacaacaacagcaataccaaagccaaagccaaaacCAATCGTCCTCTGAAATGGAGAGGGACTGTAAAGCTGTAGCGGACGTCGCCGTTTCGAAGTTCAAGAAGGTAATTTCTCTTCTGGGTCGGACCAGAACAGGCCATGCTCGTTTCAGAAGAGCCCCTTTGGCTCCTCCACCACCTCTGGTGTCAAATCAAAGTCAAGAAAGGTCAGCTCCTGAGCCTAGAGTTTACCATGCCACCCCGATCCAGCAGATCCCACCTCTTCCTCAATACCACGGCGAGTCGTTTATGCCCAAAAATGGTGTGATTGAGAGGAAGGACTCGTCAACGACGACCATTAATTTCTCGTACTCTTCTGCTGCGACTTCGTTCATGTCATCTTTGACTGGCGACACGGACAGCAAGCAACAACCTTCCTCTTCATCTGCGTTTCAGATTACGAATCTGTCCCAGGTTTCTTCGGTCGGAAAGCCACCTTTGTCCACCGCTTCGTTGAAGAGGAAGTGCAGCTCCGAAAACTTAGGTTCCGGCAAGTGCGGTGGTTCCTCCGGCCGATGCCATTGTTCTAAGAAAAG CAGAAAATTGAGATTGAAAAGGGTAGTGAGGGTCCCTGCGATTAGCTTGAAGATGGCTGATATTCCACCTGACGATTATTCTTGGAGGAAGTACGGACAGAAACCCATTAAGGGCTCTCCTCACCCAAG GGGATACTACAAGTGCAGCAGCGTGAGAGGGTGTCCAGCACGTAAACATGTTGAGAGAGCTCTGGATGATCCAGCCATGCTAGTGGTGACCTACGAAGGCGAGCACAACCACTCTCTCTCTGTTGCTGAGGCTTCCAATCTTATCCTTGAATCATCTTAG